The region GCTCGACACGTTCGCGTCGTTCGATAGCTTCCTGCGCCATGATGAGTCCGTCTGCACCGGCACCGACCTCGCCTGGGCACGGGTTGTTCGCTGGCGCGAGGCCATCGCGCAGGCATTCGATCACCCAGAAACGATCGAGCTGCTCTCGGCGATTGAGACGGTCGAGATCGGCTTCGATTCGACTGCCGAAGCGCAGGCGTTGCTGCTACTCGGCTGGCTCGCCTCGCGGCTGCAATGGTCGCTCGATCGTGTCGACCGCGAGGGAACCACACTGCATGTCCGCGCACGCAACGCATCCGGCGGTCCGATCGATGTCCATCTGCTGCGGCAGTCGAGCACCGGCGTCGGGCTGCGTTCAGTGCGCATTCTGGCGCGCGAGAAAGAGCGCAACGCCCGCATCACGGTCCGGGTCCGTGCCGAGAACATCCTCGTGACGTCGGTCGAGTGGCCGGGTGTCCCACGGCAGGACCGCGTCGACCGCCTGCCTGCCCCGCGCCTCAGCGACCTGATCGGTCAGGAGTTGCTGGTGCGCTCGCATGATGAGCAGTACCACGAGGCGCTGGCATTCGTCGTGTCTGTTGTCGCCGAGCTAGGGAGATCGCATGAAGCTGCAAGCTGAGCAG is a window of Thermomicrobiales bacterium DNA encoding:
- a CDS encoding glucose-6-phosphate dehydrogenase assembly protein OpcA — protein: MSAPQTHRISITADGQRVVTVDQIVNELSRVWTDISTEVEQQTGEIPLRTSILTLIIIASGESQIRMAHETLHELVEQLPSRVIVVEIGPEGTDFDANVAGHCRLHSGPRTPCYEVIELHTPPDKIKAVPSLLAQLELSGIPCAMWWVGQVDFEADEFKRLADTADRVIIDSSRFDSALDTFASFDSFLRHDESVCTGTDLAWARVVRWREAIAQAFDHPETIELLSAIETVEIGFDSTAEAQALLLLGWLASRLQWSLDRVDREGTTLHVRARNASGGPIDVHLLRQSSTGVGLRSVRILAREKERNARITVRVRAENILVTSVEWPGVPRQDRVDRLPAPRLSDLIGQELLVRSHDEQYHEALAFVVSVVAELGRSHEAAS